The DNA sequence AGGGTGAGCGGCTGAGCGAGATCCCCGACTCGTCGTACGACGTCGTGGTCTTCGAGAACCGTTTCCCCTCGCTCGCCGGTGACTCCGGGCGCTGCGAGGTCGTCTGCTTCACCTCCGACCACAACGCCTCCTTCGCCGACCTCACCGAGGAGCAGGCCCGGCTGGTCCTGGACGCCTGGACCGACCGGACCTCCGAACTGTCGTCCCTGCCCTCCGTGGAGCAGGTCTTCTGCTTCGAGAACCGTGGCGCCGAGATCGGCGTCACCCTCGGCCACCCCCACGGGCAGATCTACGCCTACCCCTTCACCACCCCGCGCACCGCCCTGATGCTGCGTTCGCTGGCCGCCCACAAGGACGCCACCGGCGGGGGGAACCTCTTCGACGCCGTTCTGGAGCGTGAACTCGCCGACCGGCGGGTCGTCCTGGAGAGTGAACACTGGGCGGCCTTCGTGCCGTATGCCGCGCACTGGCCGTACGAGGTCCACCTGTACCCGAAGCGCCGGGTGCCCGATCTGCTCGCGCTCGACGAAGAGGCGCGCTCAGAGTTCCCCAAGGTTTATCTGGAACTCTTGAGGCGCTTCGACCGGATCTTCGACGGACGGGATGGAGGGGCGAACTCCGCGGGTGAGCCTCCGACGCCGTACATCGCCGCCTGGCACCAGGCGCCGTTCGGCACACTGGAGGAATTCGAGGGCGTGGTGCGTGAGGACTTCGCTCTTCACCTCGAGCTTTTCACCATCCGCCGCACTTCCGGCAAGCTGAAGTTTCTCGCGGGTTCCGAATCCGGCATGAACGTGTTCATCAACGACGTGCCGCCGGAGCGCGCGGCCGAGCGACTGCGAGAGGTAGCGAGTTCATGAGTGGGAAGTACCTGGTCACCGGTGGCGCCGGCTATGTGGGCAGCGTGGTCGCCCAGCATCTGCTGGAGGCGGGAGACGAGGTCGTCGTCCTCGACAACCTCTCGACCGGGTTCCGCGAGGGCGTGCCGGCCGGGGCTTCCTTCATCGAGGGCGACATCCGCGACGCCGCCAAGTGGCTGGACTCCTCCTTCGACGCCGTGCTGCACTTCGCCGCGTTCTCGCAGGTCGGCGAGTCGGTAGTCAAGCCGGAGAAGTACTGGGACAACAACGTCGGCGGCACCATGGCGCTGCTCGGCGCGATGCGTGACGCCGGCGTGCGCAAGCTCGTCTTCTCCTCCACCGCCGCCACCTACGGCGAGCCCGAGGAGGTGCCGATCGTCGAGTCGGCCCCGACGCAGCCCACGAACCCGTACGGCGCCTCCAAGCTCGCCGTCGACCACATGATCAGTGGCGAGGCGGCGGCCCACGGACTCGGCGCCGTGTCCCTCAGGTACTTCAACGTGGCGGGTGCCTACGGCGACTGCGGCGAGCGCCACGACCCCGAGTCGCACCTCATCCCGCTCGTCCTCCAGGTCGCCCAGGGCCGGCGCGACGCGATCTCCGTCTTCGGCGACGACTACCCGACGCCGGACGGCACCTGTGTGCGCGACTACATCCACGTCGCCGACCTCGCCGACGCCCACCTGCTGGCGCTCAGGGCCGCCAAGCCGGGCGAGCACCTCATCTGCAACCTCGGCAACGGCAACGGCTTCTCCGTCCGCGAGGTCGTCGAGACCGTCCGCCAGGTCACCGGGCACCCGATCCCCGAGGTCGTGGCCCCGCGCCGGGGCGGCGACCCGGCGGTCCTGGTCGCCTCCGCCGACACCGCCCGCGAGCGGCTCGGCTGGAACCCGTCCCGCGCGGACCTCGCGGGGATCGTCGCCGACGCGTGGGAGTTCGCCCAGCGGCGCGCAGGCTAAGTTCTACGGCCGGTAAGTACGGCCCGTTCCACGGCTGTCCGGCCGGTCAACTCACCGGCCGCTTCGGCCCCCGCCGCGTAGCGGCTGTCGGATGCAGCAGCAGGGAAGGTCAGGGTTTGGGGATGAGCGTCGACACGGCAGCCGCGGTCGCCGAGCGGTTCAGAGAGCTGTACGGGGCGGAGCCGGAGGGGGTGTGGGCCG is a window from the Streptomyces sp. NBC_00299 genome containing:
- the galE gene encoding UDP-glucose 4-epimerase GalE, with the protein product MSGKYLVTGGAGYVGSVVAQHLLEAGDEVVVLDNLSTGFREGVPAGASFIEGDIRDAAKWLDSSFDAVLHFAAFSQVGESVVKPEKYWDNNVGGTMALLGAMRDAGVRKLVFSSTAATYGEPEEVPIVESAPTQPTNPYGASKLAVDHMISGEAAAHGLGAVSLRYFNVAGAYGDCGERHDPESHLIPLVLQVAQGRRDAISVFGDDYPTPDGTCVRDYIHVADLADAHLLALRAAKPGEHLICNLGNGNGFSVREVVETVRQVTGHPIPEVVAPRRGGDPAVLVASADTARERLGWNPSRADLAGIVADAWEFAQRRAG
- the galT gene encoding galactose-1-phosphate uridylyltransferase translates to MKKTSTRLADGRELVYYDLRDDTVRDAVDRRPLDRTVTTSEVRRDALLGDAVAIASHRQGRTYHPPADECPLCPSQGERLSEIPDSSYDVVVFENRFPSLAGDSGRCEVVCFTSDHNASFADLTEEQARLVLDAWTDRTSELSSLPSVEQVFCFENRGAEIGVTLGHPHGQIYAYPFTTPRTALMLRSLAAHKDATGGGNLFDAVLERELADRRVVLESEHWAAFVPYAAHWPYEVHLYPKRRVPDLLALDEEARSEFPKVYLELLRRFDRIFDGRDGGANSAGEPPTPYIAAWHQAPFGTLEEFEGVVREDFALHLELFTIRRTSGKLKFLAGSESGMNVFINDVPPERAAERLREVASS